A window from Nitrosopumilus adriaticus encodes these proteins:
- a CDS encoding dihydrofolate reductase family protein, with protein MAKILVYIATSLDGFVARENGSIDWLPESSESSYDDFYKSIDTVIMGKTTYDQVLTFGEYPYKDKKSFVFTRTSRSDDDNVEFVSDLGRFVKDGFPRAGKNIWLVGGPKIIASFLKMGVVGEIIITVIPVLLATGISLFQNIENEIKLDLVKTEKYDQLVDLYYKVSK; from the coding sequence ATGGCAAAGATTCTGGTTTACATTGCAACAAGCTTAGATGGATTTGTTGCAAGGGAAAATGGAAGTATTGATTGGCTTCCAGAATCTTCTGAATCAAGTTATGATGACTTTTACAAGTCTATTGATACTGTCATTATGGGTAAAACTACGTATGATCAAGTGTTAACATTTGGAGAATATCCGTATAAGGACAAGAAATCCTTTGTTTTCACTAGAACTAGTAGAAGTGATGATGACAATGTAGAATTTGTATCTGATCTTGGAAGATTCGTTAAAGATGGTTTTCCTAGAGCAGGAAAAAACATCTGGCTTGTTGGTGGACCTAAAATTATTGCCTCATTCCTTAAGATGGGGGTTGTAGGTGAAATAATCATAACCGTTATTCCTGTTCTTTTAGCAACAGGAATTTCACTATTCCAGAATATTGAAAATGAAATAAAACTTGATCTTGTTAAAACAGAAAAGTATGATCAATTAGTGGATTTGTATTACAAGGTATCGAAATAG